A genomic region of Nymphaea colorata isolate Beijing-Zhang1983 chromosome 2, ASM883128v2, whole genome shotgun sequence contains the following coding sequences:
- the LOC116247142 gene encoding uncharacterized protein LOC116247142 yields MENGVAEGCKQSSSYRYWVRESTDSAAPLPVPRKLSAEDLSKQEPRAKLGSAWNHAGTWEEKNLNTWATGRIKELLNSLDSLEFSGGKASISEVSKCTGDAFLVTVRNKKRVGYTYEITLDFKGEWLIKEGKKTIKGSIDIHEFSFGELDDLQMEVTLKEDKGLSEEGRQKIVKDVRLFLPLIRNNLSKFEEELKDR; encoded by the exons ATGGAAAATGGAGTTGCAGAGGGGTGCAAGCAGTCCTCTTCCTATAGATATTGGGTTCGCGAATCCACCGACTCGGCGGCACCGCTACCTGTTCCTCGCAAGCTCTCTGCCGAGGACCTGTCGAAGCAGGAGCCGCGGGCGAAGCTCGGTTCCGCCTGGAATCAT GCAGGAACTTGGGAAGAGAAAAATCTCAACACATGGGCAACTGGCAGGATAAAG GAATTGCTTAATTCGTTGGACTCTTTAGAGTTTTCAGGAGGCAAAGCAAGCATTTCAGAAGTGTCAAAATGCACTGGAGAT GCTTTTTTGGTGACTGTTAGAAATAAAAAGCGTGTTGGATATACTTACGAGATTACATTAGATTTTAAAG GGGAATGGTTGattaaagaaggaaagaaaactaTCAAGGGCTCCATAGATATCCACGAGTTCTCCTTTGGTGAACTTGATGACTTACAG ATGGAAGTTACGCTAAAGGAGGATAAGGGTCTTAGTGAAGAAGGAAGACAGAAAATTGTCAAGGATGTCAGGTTGTTCTTGCCGCTTATCCGCAATAATCTATCAAAATTTGAGGAGGAGCTGAAGGACAGATGA